The Candidatus Binataceae bacterium genome contains the following window.
AGCGGGCGGTACGAATGCCTGACGCCCATCGCCCATTGCTCGGGGCGCACATGTCGATCGCCGGTGCGGTCGGCGAGGCCTTGACGCGCGGCAAACTCGCCGGATGCGAATGCATTCAGATTTTCACCAAGTCATCACGACAGTGGGCAGCAAAGCCTTATTCCCAAGAAGAAATCGCCTCATTCAGGCACAACCAGAAGGAAACAGGCATTGCCGTGGTTATTGCTCACGACTCGTACCTCCTGAACCTGGGCGCGCCAGACAAAAGATTGCGCAAGCGCTCGGTGGCGGGATTTATCGATGAACTCGAACGCTGCGAAGCGCTCGGTGTCCCTTACCTGGTTGCGCATCCCGGCTCGCACGTCGGCTCCGGCGAGAAGGCAGGCATCCGCACCATCGCAAAATCACTGGATGAAGTGCACACCGTCTGCAAGGGCTTCAAGGCGCAGGTCGCGCTCGAAATCACCGCCGGACAGGGAAGTAACCTGGGCTATTCGTTTCGTCAGATGGCTCAGATTTTCGATGCTGTGCACCATAGCGAACGCCTGCGGCTGTGTTTCGATACCGAACACGCGTTCGCGGCCGGCTACGAGCTGCGCGATGACCAGGGTTATGCGCAAACCATGGGCGAACTCGATGAATGTATCGGCGTCGGCAAGGTGGTAGCTTTCCATCTCAATGATTCGCTGAAGCCCTTCCACTCCCGAGTCGATCGCCACGAACATATCGGCAAGGGCCATCTTGGAGTGGAGGCATTTCGGCGGGTGTTGAATGATCCGCGCTTCGCGGGACTTCCGATGTGTCTGGAAACCCCCAAAGGACCGGACTGCAAAGAAGACATCCAAAACCTTACGACGCTGAGAAGCCTCTTCAAGTAGAGAAGTTCCGAACCCATGCCGAAACGAATCCTTACCGGCGACCGACCCACCAGCCCGCTCCACCTGGGGCACTACGTCGGTTCTCTTCAGAACCGCGTGCGGCTGCAGGATGAATACGACACCTTCATCCTGATCGCGGATGTCCAGGCTCTCACTGACAACTTCGAGCGGCCCGAAATGCTCGAAGCGAACGTGTTGGAAGTGACGCTCGACTATCTTGCGGTCGGGCTGGACCCGCACAAGGTCAAGATCGTCGTGCAATCAATGGTGCCCGAGCTTACGGAACTGACCATCTATTTTATGAACCTGGTCACGGTCGCCACCCTCGAGCGCAACCCGACCCTCAAAGAGGAAATCAAGCAACGCAATTTCACCAAGGGAATTCCGGTGGGATTCTGGAGCTACCCGATATCGCAGGCCGCGGATATCACCATCTTCAAAGCCGACCTGGTGCCGGTGGGCGAGGACCAGCTTCCGATGATCGAGCAGACCAGGGAAATCGCGCGGCGATTCAACCGCCTCTACAAGAAGATCCTGGTCGAACCGCGCGCGATGCTCGGCACGGTTGCTCGCCTTCCCGGTACGGACGGTGGTGCCAAGATGTCAAAGTCGGTGGGCAACTGCATCTACCTCGGCGATTCGCCGGAGCAGCTGCGCAAGCGCGTCATGTCGATGTTCACCGATCCAACCCGTATCCATCCTACCGATCCTGGCCATGTCGAGGGCAATCCGGTCTTCACCTATCACGACGTGTTCAACACCGATAAGGCCGAAGTGGAGGACCTGAAGGATCGCTATCGCAAGGGGACGGTTGGCGACGTCGAAGTAAAGGAAAGTCTGTTCAAAGTCCTGACTGCCTTTCTTGATCCAATCCGTACACGCCGAGCCGAATTCGCAGCCAAACCACAACTCGTGCGCGAAATCATAATCGAGGGAACACGCCAGGGCCGTGCGCTGGCCCAGCAGACCATGGAGGAAGTCCGCGCGGCCATGAAAATCAAGTACGCGCTGGATTGAGTTCGCAGAGACCTGGCCCTTGCGACACTAAAAGCCCAGTCCACATGGATCGGCCGTCCGCACTCATTGCGTGGCAAAGTCCGCTACGGAGCGCCGAGGGCCTGGTCGTGACTGCAAGCAATTTGGGCGCGCGCAGTCTTTCTCGAGCTTCGACTAGCGCAAAATGAGCCGCGCGGGTGTCATGCCCGCGCGGCTCTCATCAGTCAAGAAACAGTTCGCTGAATTTATTCCGGCGTGCTCTTGGCGGGTTTGTTCGAGTTGAACTTGAGCGACAATGACGCAACGCCGGCGGCGACATTTAGCCCGTTCTGTCCTTCAATCGAAACCGGCTGCAATGCGATGGAGTGCTTGAAGCCACCTATCAGCACGTTGGCGCCCGCCCCTACCCCCACTGCCGCACTGGCTGTAGCTCCGGCATAGGTACCGGCCAGCGCGCCCTGACCGAGGTTGGTCGTGGGTGCCAACACCGCCCAGATCATGACTGCCGACGACAGATAGCCGATGTCGGCACCGAACTTGGTGATGGAACCGGTGTAGAATTCGGTATAGCCGGGCTGCAGCGCATATGAGCAATTCAGCGAGCGCGACGAACCGAAGATTAACCCCCATCCCGACGACACATGGCAAGTCAGATACCCGGCGCGCACCGTCGTACTCCCTTGAGCGCGCGCTTGTGGCGCGGCAAAAGCGCTAAGCGCCAGAGCCAACGCAAGGACAACAACTACCTTCCCACTCGAAACCTTCATAGTTCCTCCTTAATTTGGACCGGCCGCCCAGGCAGCTCTGGCCACAGGAGGGATTAACAAGAAAATTGTTTTGCGTCCACTAGTGCGCGCGAAATTTTCCGCAACCCGCCCAAAAAAAAACTAATAAAGGCAACAATTGTAACTGTAGACGACAAGGCAAGAGCAAAGCGAGTTTTGCAGTCGATTCGAGAGCTTGTCTTTTGTTCGGAAAAGCCGGCCAA
Protein-coding sequences here:
- a CDS encoding deoxyribonuclease IV, which encodes MPDAHRPLLGAHMSIAGAVGEALTRGKLAGCECIQIFTKSSRQWAAKPYSQEEIASFRHNQKETGIAVVIAHDSYLLNLGAPDKRLRKRSVAGFIDELERCEALGVPYLVAHPGSHVGSGEKAGIRTIAKSLDEVHTVCKGFKAQVALEITAGQGSNLGYSFRQMAQIFDAVHHSERLRLCFDTEHAFAAGYELRDDQGYAQTMGELDECIGVGKVVAFHLNDSLKPFHSRVDRHEHIGKGHLGVEAFRRVLNDPRFAGLPMCLETPKGPDCKEDIQNLTTLRSLFK
- the trpS gene encoding tryptophan--tRNA ligase; amino-acid sequence: MPKRILTGDRPTSPLHLGHYVGSLQNRVRLQDEYDTFILIADVQALTDNFERPEMLEANVLEVTLDYLAVGLDPHKVKIVVQSMVPELTELTIYFMNLVTVATLERNPTLKEEIKQRNFTKGIPVGFWSYPISQAADITIFKADLVPVGEDQLPMIEQTREIARRFNRLYKKILVEPRAMLGTVARLPGTDGGAKMSKSVGNCIYLGDSPEQLRKRVMSMFTDPTRIHPTDPGHVEGNPVFTYHDVFNTDKAEVEDLKDRYRKGTVGDVEVKESLFKVLTAFLDPIRTRRAEFAAKPQLVREIIIEGTRQGRALAQQTMEEVRAAMKIKYALD
- a CDS encoding DUF992 domain-containing protein → MKVSSGKVVVVLALALALSAFAAPQARAQGSTTVRAGYLTCHVSSGWGLIFGSSRSLNCSYALQPGYTEFYTGSITKFGADIGYLSSAVMIWAVLAPTTNLGQGALAGTYAGATASAAVGVGAGANVLIGGFKHSIALQPVSIEGQNGLNVAAGVASLSLKFNSNKPAKSTPE